From the Micromonospora echinospora genome, the window CGCTGGCGTTGACCCCGGTCGTCGGCCTGCTCCTGGCGTACGGCGTCGAACGCGCCGGGGACCTGGCCCGCCGTCATCCGGCGGCCCGCCGGCAGATCCGGTTTGGTGCGGTCACCGTGCTGGCGATGGCGCTGCTGCCGTTGCTGCCCACCCCGCTGCCGACGACCCGGCTGGATCCGGTGCCCGAGTTCGTCCTCTCCGGCGCGTGGCGGCCGTACCTGGCCGGTGGGCGGAGCCTGGTCGCCCTGCCGCTGCCCGACACCGACTACGCCGACCCGCTGCGCTGGTCCGCGGTGACCGGCCTGGAGATGCCGATCGCCCGGGGCTACTTTCTCGGACCGGACCGGCGGCCGGACGCGCCCGAGGGGCGGATCGCGCTGTTCGGGGCCACGCCCCGCCCGACCAGCAGTTTCTTCGTCACCATCCGGCGCACCGGCGCGGTGCCGCCGATCACCCCGCAGGACCGGGTGGCGGCCGTCGACGACCTGCGGTACTGGCGGGCCGGCGCGGTGGTGCTCGCTCCGCACCGGCACGAGGACGCGCTGCGGCGCGGGATGACCGAACTCACCGGAGTCGAGCCGGTCCGCATCGGCGGGGTGTGGCTCTGGGACGTCCGCCCCCTGGTGGACTGACCGGCCCGCCGGGCGGCTCAGCCGTCTCCGGCCGGGATCGGACGGGCGCGGGTCAGGGGCGGACGCAACAGCCCTGGCAGTACTTCGGCTTCGGCAGGGTGAACGCCTGACAGCAGGTGCGGCGCTGGACGGTGGGCTGACCGGACGGCCCGGGCACCAGGTCGACCAGGTCCCGGACGCCGAGCGTGCCGAGCAGGGTGTCGACCGACTCCACCGCCGAACCGGGCAGGGCGTCGGCGGCCCGCAGGATCCCGTGGGCGATGCCGGAGGCGACCGAGCCGAGCAGCGTACGGGTGCCGATGCGGACCTCGGTCCGGATCGCCCTGACCAGCGGGTGGAGGTGGGCGTCGAGCAGCGACGCGCGGAGCAGGTCGAGCAGTTCGGCGTCGTCGGCGACCACCCGGACCTCGGGTGGGGGCGCCAGGGCCAGTGGGTCGCTCGGCAGCACCGCCACGGTCGTCGACTGCCGCAGCCCGAGCGTGACCAGGGGGCGATGGTCCTCAAAGTGGATCAGCACGTCGGCCGGGTCGAGCAGGGGCACCCGCCGCGCGGAGGCCCAGCCGAGCACCACCGGCAGCGCCGCCCAGTAGCTGTACGACTTCCAGGCCAGGGCGGCGCAGGCGTGCGGTGTGCCACCCCAGCGGTGGGCGGCGGCGGCCAGGAGTTCGGGGAGGCGGGTGCCGTCCACCAGGGTGGTGGCCGGGGACCAGCCGTACTCGTCGGTCACCAGCAGCCCGGGGGTGAGCCCGGGGAGGTCGTCGGTGCCGAACATGGCCCGCAGCGTGGTGGTGACCGGAGTGAGCGGCGCGGTGGCGAGACGGGGTGGGATCACCGCTGTCATGTGTCGCGCTCCCCTCGTGGTGCCGGCCGCATGAGCTAAGGCTAACCTAACTCGCGCTCCGGGGGGAGAGGTGGCCGGTAACGGTGTGTGCCCGGCTGGCCTGCCCCGCTGGTACCCGGGGTCGCGAGTCGGAAACGTGTCCGACAAGCGGTCATAACGGACATGCTGAGAACCGTTCGGGGAGCTTTGTCAAGGTCAGAGTCGGCAACGTGCCACTTCCGTGGAATCCCGCCGACCAAACGTGAAACTGAATACTCCCGGCCATGAGGAAGCTGATGACGACCTCGCCCCTCGAACGGGCCGCCGACTCGTTCGCAGCTGAGCTCGGCCGGCACCGGATCGAGCGAGGGCTGTCCAAGAAGCAGCTCGCCACCCTGATGGGGTTCGACCCGTCGTACGTCAGCCACGTCGAGAGCCGCCGGCACCGTCCCACCGAGGACTTCGCGCGGCGCGCCGAGGCCGTCCTGGAGGCCGGCGGCGCAATCTGGCAGCGCTTCCGTGAGTACGACGACCTGCGGCACGCCCGGACCGCCCCGCCGCACCGCGACCCGCCCGTCCCCAGCCAGTGGATGCCACCCGGCACGGGGCTGATCGTCGAGCACGAGCTGGCGAGTCTCACCTACCGCGACGGCGTCTACCGCTGTGCCGTCCGGCGGGCCCTCTACAACGCCGGCACCGACCCGGTCACCCGCTACCTGGCCCGGGTCGCCGTCGACCGCTACCCAAACGACCCCGGCCGCTCCAACCGGCACCACCGGGACCACCCCCTGACCTTCGCCGAGTTGCAACTGCGGGCGTACCGGGACGACCGGGGCGAACGGGAGCCGATGCACTGGCGGGCCAAGCACGACCGGGACGCGTTCAAGGAGTTCTGGCTCCTCTTCGAGAACGCCGACGGCCGCTTCCCGCTCTACCCCGGCGACCGGGCCACGATCGAGTACGAGTACTGCGTCGGACAGGAGAAGTGGGGACGCTGGTTCCAGCGCGCCGTCCGGGTGCCGACCCGGGCGCTCGACGTGCGGCTGGACCTGCCCGCCGCACTCGAACCGCAGGTCTGGGGACTGGAGACCTCGTTGTCGGCGGAGGAGGGACCACTGCGCACCCCGGTGCAGCGCCACGACGAGGGCGACCGGGCGATCTTCGAGTGGGCGACGGAGAACCCGCCGCTCAACGCCCGCTACCGGCTCCAGTGGCGGTTCCGCAACCCACCCGCCACACCCACCCCGACCGGCACGCCGGCCGACCCGGCACGCCCCCGGCCGAGCGACCGGATGCGGGCCGCCGGCATCGTGCAGCGCGGCGCCGACCTGCTCCGTCAGCCCGTCCGGCAGTTCGACCTGCCCGAGGAGGGGCCGGTCGCCCGGGACGTGGTGGAACGGCTGCTCGACGCCCTCGCCGAGCTCGACGAACTGCACCGGTTCAGCCGGGGCGTCGGACTGGCCGCCCCCCAACTCGGGCTCAGCTGCGCCGCCGCCGTGGTGCGCCCGCCGGACCGCAGCGCCGACCCGATCGTGCTGCTCAACCCCCGGGTGGTCGACTCCTCCCCGGACACCGACGAGCAGTACGAGGGCTGCCTCTCCTTCTTCGACCACCGGGGTCTCGTCCCCCGGTCACTGCGGCTCGACGTGGAACACGCCCGTGTCGACGGCACCCGGCTGATCACGTCCTTCGAGTTCGGCGTGGCCCGGCTGGTCGCGCACGAGATCGACCACCTGGAGGGGCGGCTCTACGTCGACCGGATGGCACCGGGCGTTCCGCTGGTGCCGGTCGAGGAGTACCGCGAGACCAGTCACGCCTGGCGTTACTGACCTGGGCGGCCGGACGGGTGCCGGGTCGCGTGCCCCAGGGGGCGGGGGCACGCGACCCGGCGTGGGGGGAGGAATGTCTAGAGGTTGCCGAAGGTGTCGTACCGGATGTG encodes:
- a CDS encoding IucA/IucC family C-terminal-domain containing protein, whose product is MTAVIPPRLATAPLTPVTTTLRAMFGTDDLPGLTPGLLVTDEYGWSPATTLVDGTRLPELLAAAAHRWGGTPHACAALAWKSYSYWAALPVVLGWASARRVPLLDPADVLIHFEDHRPLVTLGLRQSTTVAVLPSDPLALAPPPEVRVVADDAELLDLLRASLLDAHLHPLVRAIRTEVRIGTRTLLGSVASGIAHGILRAADALPGSAVESVDTLLGTLGVRDLVDLVPGPSGQPTVQRRTCCQAFTLPKPKYCQGCCVRP
- a CDS encoding peptide deformylase, with translation MTTSPLERAADSFAAELGRHRIERGLSKKQLATLMGFDPSYVSHVESRRHRPTEDFARRAEAVLEAGGAIWQRFREYDDLRHARTAPPHRDPPVPSQWMPPGTGLIVEHELASLTYRDGVYRCAVRRALYNAGTDPVTRYLARVAVDRYPNDPGRSNRHHRDHPLTFAELQLRAYRDDRGEREPMHWRAKHDRDAFKEFWLLFENADGRFPLYPGDRATIEYEYCVGQEKWGRWFQRAVRVPTRALDVRLDLPAALEPQVWGLETSLSAEEGPLRTPVQRHDEGDRAIFEWATENPPLNARYRLQWRFRNPPATPTPTGTPADPARPRPSDRMRAAGIVQRGADLLRQPVRQFDLPEEGPVARDVVERLLDALAELDELHRFSRGVGLAAPQLGLSCAAAVVRPPDRSADPIVLLNPRVVDSSPDTDEQYEGCLSFFDHRGLVPRSLRLDVEHARVDGTRLITSFEFGVARLVAHEIDHLEGRLYVDRMAPGVPLVPVEEYRETSHAWRY